The genome window AAGAAATTGTAGTTCTCTTGGTTCTGTTTTCCCCTGGAACTTTGCTTTTTCTTTGAATGCATTCTGAAAAACCATTTTTCCCGATTAATCTTTACCAGGAATAGAGTTTTATCGTAATAATGGACTTCTGAGTCCTGAATCTTCTGACTGTGTCTGCTTCATGCTCTGATGGTCTCCATTAATGGAAACTACcctttttatttctcattttttttctgaaattctctattttgaaatatttattttcgCAACACTGGAAAATCTCTTTCCTTTGACCATTTTGCTTCTGCTTGGGCGAAGATTTTCTGAGGTTTTCCCGCCGAAAAGTTTTTCTGTGTTCGCAGATATGGGTATAccatgatttcttcttcttgcttggTATGATTACTGAGTCACCTCGGCAGAGTTAAAGAATTTATTCTGGTTCGCTGTCCAGGTTTTACGCGGCGGAAGTTCTTGTAGCCTTGGAGTACCTTCACATGCTGGGAATCGTCTACAGAGATCTAAAGCCCGAGAACGTGTTGGTTAGATCGGACGGTCATATTATGCTCTCCGATTTTGACCTCTCCCTCTGTTCTGATGCAATCCCAGCCGTTGAGTTTCCTGACCCTTCTCCTGACCCCACCTCAGTTTCTGACCTTCGGTCAACCGGCAATGCACGTAAAGCTTCCTCACCCGGTTGCTTTCCCAATCGGCTTTTCCGGTCACGGAAGGTACGGACGGTGGCAACCACCCGGCAGTTCGTCGCCGAGCCGGTGACCGCTCGGTCATGCTCATTCGTGGGAACCCACGAGTATATCTCACCGGAAGTTGCCGGTGGTAAATCGCATGGCAATGCTGTGGACTGGTGGGCCCTTGGGATTTTCATCTACGAGCTGATCTACGGTAGAACGCCATTTTCCGGTGGGAACAACGAGGCAACACTGCGAAACATCTTGAAAAATCCCCTGGTTTTTCCGACTGGATCTCCGTCGAGCGCGTCAGAAATGTACGCTCGAGATCTGATCTCAAGGTTGCTGGTCAAAGATCCTGGTCAGAGGCTCGGGTCAAAGAGAGGGGCAGCTGAAGTGAAGACACATCCCTTCTTTAAGGGAGTAAACTTCGCTCTCATACGGTCGTCCACGCCACCGGAAATTCCCGGTCTCCGGCGAGTTAAGGCTACGTCATCTTCGGAATCCTGTAGGTATACGAGGGAATCGACAACGACGGCTTTTGACTTCTTTTGAGGTTCGAATCGAAAGTGACGTGGTATCATCCTCGCCTTGTAAATTCGGGACTTCTTTTACCTAACTGATTATAGGAAGAGGGGGATAGGATTGCCCTATGTTGGGAAGGTTAGATTAGTTTACAAACTTCATATGTAAACTAACCTTTATAAGAAATGAGTAAATGTCTTTCAAGATAGTTTTCAATATGGGATTAAAACTTTTAATATAATGTGAATGAATACGTACTATTGATCTATGGATacgatgaaatttttttaatcaaaagttTGAATTAGTTGGTAGATATATTAGGAAGACTGTATGCTTATTAGTAACCGATATGAGACTAAACTCCCTTTAACATGTTAGCATATGTCTATCCATAAAATTTATCTAATTAGTCACTTAACAAATCTAGGTGTTCATCAACGAAAATTAggttcttgtatttttttaaatatgcgCTCATTGTTATACATCTTATCaataatatctttttttttctttagtattAAATTAGATTTTAGCCTTTTCATTTTGATGGTGCGATATTAAGGATTTGGTTGTATATATGTAGATGATGATCTAGTCGCCTAGTTTATTTAGACATGTGATGTGTTCAATTGTCTTTTAAAAATTTATGATCACATTAAACACAACGTTATATATTGTGGTTATGATATTGGGAGTTAGAGGTATAATCTCATATTAGTTATTCATGACTTTGGATCCAAGTGTTATTTTATGTTTATCTCACTATATTCAACAATATGACTctattaagtttgtcttgaatttttGACCTATttcgacatattttgatggtgacctgaatgagaaattttctaagatctgtgatggaagcagggGGTTGGGCCGATATGCCCCCGTGATATGGTTCGACCCGTGACTTTCCAATTGGGCATTTCACTGGGAAAATGTACTCTTCAAGGATCACTAGGCCAAAAGCAAGGGTTGAGGGAGTTACAACCACATGGACACCCGCAAGTGGGTTAAACAAGAAACCCACAAGGGAGTTAGAAAAAACCTATTGAATGATTAGTAAAGGGAATTGAGATCCTCTGCAGCGTTACAGGACGTGTAACGTACATTCAACGATTGGGAATGTCTTGAGCTATGTGTCTGAGCGTTCTTGGTCATTGGATGTGAGCTATATGTTCTGTAACACTATAGGGGAGCCCGATCCCAACAAAAGGGCAAAGTGCACCACACTTATTGTAATACTATTGCTATTATTGTTTCAAGAAAATATAAGATAAGAAGGTAAAACTAGCAACCTTTCCTAGGCTTATTGTTCTTAAATTCATCACTCTTGATATTTacccagaagaaaaaaaaaaaaaaaacttttatctCTCTTCGTTATCATATCATTAGCAAAGCAAATGTAGAATTACAACTTCATGTTTCCAAAACACACCATTTGGGTACAAAAGTCAAGGTTTTACAGTTTTAGTTGACTATCAACCACGTGCACCTCATCTCAGCACGAGCTGCTACAGTATAGAGAGAAGgtaataaagtcatacttgttttGTATAGTTAAGTTATAATTAAGTagttctttcctttctctctcaagCGTTGACTTTAACTTTGACTTAATAACTTCATTTGATCATTGACCCGATCCAGTTAACAGAAACCCGTTTCTATCTCCAGATGAAAATGATAATCCATAAGTCAATATCTTATATTAACCTCGCATGGCTCTGTTTAATATAATCTTTTCTCAAACGATGACGATGAGGGTGACGATAATAAAACCTTTTTAGttaaaagtttaaaattttttttaggtaaggGATCAACTGAGAAGGAACAAAGG of Macadamia integrifolia cultivar HAES 741 unplaced genomic scaffold, SCU_Mint_v3 scaffold3056, whole genome shotgun sequence contains these proteins:
- the LOC122067678 gene encoding protein kinase PINOID-like → IYSGSLSRFYAAEVLVALEYLHMLGIVYRDLKPENVLVRSDGHIMLSDFDLSLCSDAIPAVEFPDPSPDPTSVSDLRSTGNARKASSPGCFPNRLFRSRKVRTVATTRQFVAEPVTARSCSFVGTHEYISPEVAGGKSHGNAVDWWALGIFIYELIYGRTPFSGGNNEATLRNILKNPLVFPTGSPSSASEMYARDLISRLLVKDPGQRLGSKRGAAEVKTHPFFKGVNFALIRSSTPPEIPGLRRVKATSSSESCRYTRESTTTAFDFF